One Desulfobulbus oligotrophicus DNA segment encodes these proteins:
- a CDS encoding Hsp20/alpha crystallin family protein: protein MDPFSKKLLEELEQMQQHTGRILRSMSVTRMMTMETAGWQPAVDIYEAEDCIYVYAELAGVISESLRVVIDGRQLRISGSRQLPAHQSIACIHQLEIELGSFQRTLTLPSSVETDGVISSCTNGLLTVTLPKRIRKGKVSIRIIPGE from the coding sequence ATGGATCCGTTCAGCAAGAAGTTGTTAGAAGAACTGGAACAGATGCAGCAGCACACAGGTCGTATTCTCCGCTCCATGTCGGTGACTCGCATGATGACGATGGAAACCGCCGGCTGGCAGCCGGCGGTGGATATTTACGAGGCTGAAGACTGCATCTATGTGTATGCAGAGCTTGCAGGCGTTATCAGTGAAAGTCTTCGGGTGGTTATTGACGGTCGTCAGTTACGGATCAGCGGTTCCCGCCAACTACCGGCTCATCAGTCTATTGCCTGCATCCATCAACTGGAAATTGAGCTGGGAAGCTTTCAACGTACTCTCACCCTCCCTTCGTCTGTGGAAACGGACGGCGTTATATCGAGTTGCACAAACGGTCTGCTCACAGTGACGCTGCCGAAACGGATCAGAAAAGGCAAAGTGTCCATCCGGATAATTCCTGGAGAATGA
- a CDS encoding Mrp/NBP35 family ATP-binding protein — MSSSCGSSCESSSQNSSCGSGDARLAQQDIAITRSLGKIKNKILVMSGKGGVGKSTVAVNLALCLAKKGHKVGLMDVDLHGPDVVRMLNLTGTLEPPANPDDLIPPLAFNENLKVVSLEYMMKDRDDAIIWRGPLKIQAIRQFLADMDWGELDYLIVDAPPGTGDEPLTVAQTIPGVQAVVVTTPQAVALADVRKSINFCKAVDMPIVGVVENMAGFVCPHCGETVDIFSKGGGEETARDFDLPFLGRVPMDPRVVVAGDTGTPYLSSNEDSPAIKAFDAVVTAVERRLPPGPATVNPFAATGCACTSGGCGSK; from the coding sequence ATGAGCAGTTCTTGTGGGAGCTCCTGCGAAAGCAGCAGTCAGAATAGCAGTTGTGGTTCAGGTGATGCCCGTTTGGCACAGCAGGATATCGCGATCACCAGATCTCTGGGAAAAATAAAAAACAAAATCCTGGTCATGAGCGGCAAAGGCGGTGTCGGCAAGTCAACCGTTGCCGTCAACCTAGCCCTATGTCTGGCTAAAAAAGGTCACAAAGTCGGCCTGATGGACGTCGACCTTCATGGTCCTGATGTGGTTCGGATGCTTAATCTTACCGGAACTTTAGAGCCTCCAGCTAACCCTGATGATCTCATTCCACCTCTCGCCTTCAACGAAAACCTGAAAGTCGTCAGTCTTGAATATATGATGAAAGACAGAGATGACGCGATAATCTGGCGGGGTCCCTTGAAAATTCAGGCAATCCGCCAATTCCTTGCCGACATGGACTGGGGAGAGCTCGATTACCTGATTGTCGACGCCCCTCCAGGAACCGGCGACGAACCGCTGACCGTGGCGCAAACCATTCCCGGTGTACAGGCTGTTGTGGTGACCACCCCGCAGGCAGTCGCCCTGGCCGATGTCCGTAAGTCGATCAACTTCTGCAAAGCGGTTGACATGCCGATCGTCGGCGTGGTCGAAAACATGGCAGGCTTTGTCTGCCCCCACTGCGGCGAAACCGTCGATATCTTCAGCAAGGGTGGTGGTGAAGAGACAGCCCGTGACTTTGACCTCCCCTTTCTCGGCCGGGTACCAATGGACCCGCGGGTCGTTGTCGCAGGAGACACCGGCACGCCGTACCTTTCCAGCAACGAAGACAGCCCCGCCATTAAAGCCTTTGATGCCGTGGTAACAGCTGTCGAACGCCGGTTACCGCCTGGTCCGGCCACTGTGAACCCCTTTGCGGCAACAGGTTGTGCCTGTACATCGGGCGGTTGCGGCAGTAAATAA
- a CDS encoding MBL fold metallo-hydrolase produces the protein MLVQQLTVGMMGVCCYIASCEDTKEAAIIDPGGDEDRILDHCRKNDLKVIYIINTHGHPDHVCGNAAIQEATKAKIVMHAEDVSYFNEPGIKGLFSSLGLPESPPVDVTVKDGDVITIGKEQLEVIHTPGHTPGGICLYSPPHCFTGDTLFVGAVGRTDFPGGSMRQLIDGIKSRLMVLPPDTIVWPGHGYGGSQSTIEREKRTNPYLDL, from the coding sequence ATGCTTGTTCAACAGCTCACCGTTGGTATGATGGGAGTTTGCTGCTACATTGCCTCATGCGAAGACACGAAAGAGGCAGCCATTATTGACCCCGGCGGTGATGAGGATCGTATCCTCGACCACTGCCGAAAAAATGACCTCAAGGTGATCTACATCATAAACACCCACGGCCATCCGGACCATGTTTGCGGCAATGCGGCGATTCAAGAGGCAACCAAGGCAAAAATTGTCATGCATGCGGAGGATGTCAGCTACTTCAATGAACCCGGGATCAAGGGGTTATTTTCCTCCCTCGGGCTACCGGAATCTCCACCTGTCGATGTAACGGTCAAAGACGGCGATGTTATTACAATCGGCAAGGAGCAGCTGGAGGTTATCCACACACCGGGCCATACCCCGGGAGGCATCTGTCTTTACAGTCCGCCACACTGCTTTACCGGCGATACACTGTTCGTCGGTGCAGTCGGCCGGACCGATTTCCCGGGTGGCTCCATGCGACAGCTCATTGACGGGATCAAGAGCCGACTCATGGTTCTACCGCCGGATACCATCGTCTGGCCCGGTCATGGTTATGGCGGTTCGCAATCAACCATTGAAAGGGAAAAGAGAACAAATCCCTACCTTGATCTCTGA
- the selB gene encoding selenocysteine-specific translation elongation factor, translating to MREVILGTAGHVDHGKTSLIRALTGIDTDRLREEKVRGITIELGFAHLDLPCGHRVGIVDVPGHEKFIRNMVAGAAGMDLVMFVIAADEGIMPQTVEHFEICRLLGVRDGLIVLTKKDTVDQEWLDMVTEEVHDFFAGSFLAEAPIVPVDSISRSGIDDLLRLLDDKVSTIHFHEVFGPFRMPVDRVFSMKGFGTVITGTSISGRIETGDDLAFYPGGLTAKVRGIQVHGQDIDMVEAGHRTAINLQGIEKEQIERGSMAATPGSMISSTLLDAGFHYLASAGKELKHRSLVRVHLGTREIIGRVLLAETEAVSPGEDTRVQLILQEPVAVWPGDHYVVRSYSPVTTIGGGFILDNSPRKRKRASENDRLDNQDYFTALTAADDERRLLMLVEACGPRGITADQLAARTGVFSKKLKKQLQLPLSTGVIVVVDSESQRFLAASVAETLSQRIVALLTRFHQQNPLDTGLAKEALRSQLKPPIDTKVLNSLLAGLVKKEVIEQSGAEIRISGHTVTLQVDEQTMEEEINAMYREAGLTPPILKDVFAAFSSIPERQVRQVIDLLVKKAALIRINETLFFHAPAVAELQEKVTAFIRREGDIDAQRFKELTGLTRKFSIPLLEHFDKIKLTIRIDDKRVLRKS from the coding sequence ATGCGCGAAGTCATCCTCGGAACAGCCGGCCATGTCGACCACGGTAAAACCAGTCTCATCCGTGCCCTGACCGGTATTGACACCGACCGGCTCAGAGAAGAAAAAGTACGCGGCATCACCATTGAGTTAGGGTTTGCTCATCTCGACCTTCCCTGCGGTCACCGGGTTGGCATTGTTGACGTCCCGGGCCACGAAAAGTTCATTCGCAACATGGTGGCCGGTGCAGCTGGAATGGATCTCGTTATGTTTGTCATTGCTGCAGATGAAGGAATTATGCCGCAAACAGTTGAACATTTCGAAATCTGCCGCCTGCTCGGTGTCCGGGACGGACTTATTGTCCTGACCAAAAAAGACACCGTTGACCAGGAATGGCTCGACATGGTTACAGAGGAGGTTCATGATTTTTTTGCCGGCAGCTTTCTCGCCGAAGCCCCAATCGTACCGGTCGATTCAATCAGTCGCAGCGGAATAGATGATCTCCTTCGCCTGTTGGACGACAAGGTCTCCACCATCCATTTCCACGAGGTATTCGGACCTTTTCGCATGCCTGTTGATCGGGTTTTCTCGATGAAGGGGTTTGGCACCGTGATTACCGGCACCTCGATCTCCGGCAGAATCGAGACAGGAGATGATCTGGCATTTTATCCCGGTGGTCTTACGGCCAAAGTACGCGGTATCCAGGTGCATGGACAGGACATCGACATGGTTGAGGCCGGCCACCGGACCGCCATCAATCTCCAGGGTATCGAGAAAGAGCAGATTGAACGAGGCAGCATGGCGGCCACTCCCGGCAGCATGATCAGCTCCACTCTCCTGGACGCCGGATTTCATTATCTGGCATCAGCCGGTAAAGAACTGAAACATCGTTCTCTGGTGCGGGTTCACCTCGGCACCCGGGAGATCATCGGTCGTGTTCTGCTTGCAGAGACAGAGGCTGTTTCCCCCGGAGAAGACACCAGAGTCCAGTTGATCCTGCAGGAGCCCGTTGCTGTCTGGCCGGGTGACCACTATGTTGTCCGCAGCTATTCGCCGGTCACCACCATTGGTGGCGGCTTCATTCTGGACAACAGTCCACGAAAGCGTAAACGGGCATCAGAAAACGACAGACTGGACAATCAGGATTATTTTACCGCCCTCACCGCTGCTGATGATGAACGTCGACTCCTCATGCTGGTTGAAGCATGCGGTCCCAGAGGGATCACTGCCGACCAGTTGGCTGCGCGTACCGGTGTGTTCAGCAAAAAGCTCAAAAAACAACTGCAACTTCCTCTTTCCACCGGGGTCATTGTGGTTGTTGACTCGGAAAGCCAGCGCTTCCTGGCAGCCTCTGTGGCTGAAACACTCAGCCAGCGAATTGTTGCCCTGCTCACACGATTTCACCAGCAGAACCCCCTGGACACCGGTCTAGCCAAAGAAGCGTTACGCTCACAACTGAAGCCGCCCATTGACACCAAGGTACTGAACAGTCTGCTGGCCGGTCTTGTTAAAAAAGAAGTGATTGAGCAAAGCGGGGCAGAAATCAGGATAAGCGGCCACACAGTGACCTTACAGGTTGATGAACAAACCATGGAAGAGGAAATCAACGCCATGTACAGGGAGGCCGGTCTTACTCCACCCATTCTTAAGGATGTCTTCGCAGCCTTTTCTTCAATCCCTGAACGCCAGGTTCGCCAGGTTATTGACCTGCTTGTTAAAAAAGCAGCGCTTATCCGCATTAACGAGACCTTGTTTTTCCACGCCCCGGCTGTTGCCGAACTGCAAGAAAAGGTAACCGCTTTCATTCGCCGCGAAGGAGATATCGATGCTCAACGCTTCAAGGAGCTGACCGGTCTGACGCGCAAGTTTTCCATCCCTCTTTTAGAGCACTTTGACAAGATCAAGCTGACCATCCGGATTGATGATAAAAGGGTTCTGCGCAAGAGTTAA
- a CDS encoding esterase/lipase family protein, with protein MSDRQQGVILLHGLARTRLSMRSLASYLSRQNYAVLNVGYPSRHFPVERLAQDVLPPALATFRRQDVGTVHFVTHSMGGIVLRSFLAADGILPELGRVVMLSPPNQGSELVDLWRSFFWFRWFFGPAGCQLGTDPCSLPNRLGPARFALGIITGDRPLQGFGHFFSEPNDGKVTVSRAKLAGMSDFLVLPYGHSMIMVHRPVHEQVGCFLKTGRFQRAG; from the coding sequence GTGAGTGACAGGCAGCAGGGGGTGATACTGCTTCACGGGCTGGCACGCACCCGGCTGTCTATGCGATCACTTGCTTCGTATCTGAGCCGGCAGAACTACGCCGTCCTGAACGTCGGTTATCCTTCCCGCCACTTTCCCGTCGAGCGCCTTGCTCAGGATGTTCTCCCCCCGGCACTGGCAACCTTCCGCCGGCAGGATGTCGGCACTGTGCACTTTGTCACCCATTCCATGGGCGGTATTGTGTTGCGATCTTTCCTGGCAGCAGACGGAATATTGCCCGAACTGGGACGGGTGGTTATGCTCAGTCCTCCAAACCAGGGAAGTGAGCTGGTGGATCTGTGGCGTTCTTTTTTCTGGTTTCGTTGGTTTTTTGGACCAGCCGGTTGCCAGCTGGGGACTGATCCATGTTCCTTACCCAACCGGCTTGGCCCGGCCCGGTTTGCCCTTGGAATTATTACCGGTGATCGTCCACTGCAGGGGTTCGGCCACTTTTTTTCTGAACCCAATGACGGCAAGGTGACTGTCTCCCGGGCAAAGTTGGCGGGAATGTCTGATTTTCTCGTGTTACCCTATGGTCACAGCATGATCATGGTGCACAGGCCGGTGCACGAGCAGGTGGGATGTTTTTTGAAAACCGGTCGGTTCCAGAGAGCCGGTTAA
- a CDS encoding sulfur reduction protein DsrE — protein MKMTLMVCSGDPEVVWNAFRMGNLMLEQMDDVTMFLNGPSVQYEQLSSETFPLMELARVFTLSEGVLLA, from the coding sequence ATGAAGATGACTTTAATGGTGTGCAGCGGCGATCCGGAGGTGGTGTGGAACGCTTTTCGGATGGGTAATCTGATGCTGGAGCAGATGGACGATGTGACCATGTTTCTCAATGGGCCGTCGGTTCAGTATGAACAACTGTCTTCTGAAACGTTTCCTTTGATGGAGTTGGCCAGAGTTTTCACCCTTTCTGAAGGGGTGCTTTTAGCATGA
- a CDS encoding TusE/DsrC/DsvC family sulfur relay protein, which yields MKPFHYKDVTYELDEQGCLLDPKQWTRDFAEGMARECDIPVLSGEHWDVIDYIRQTHEQTGVCPTIFAACKANGLRPQEMQKLFPAGYHRGLCRIAGVHYRLSTVPYSVHLRESVADLRALSGDKVYTTDVRGFLVDPDTWDENFAVHRAMEMRIPEGKLTDEHWRILYYLRDVFQVEHRIPTIYETCESCDIDLDRFEQLFPDGYHRGALKVAGLRFIK from the coding sequence ATGAAACCCTTTCACTACAAAGACGTAACATACGAATTGGATGAACAGGGTTGCCTGCTTGATCCAAAACAGTGGACCAGGGATTTTGCTGAAGGCATGGCACGGGAGTGCGACATTCCGGTACTGTCGGGTGAACATTGGGACGTGATCGATTATATTCGGCAAACCCATGAACAAACCGGTGTCTGTCCCACTATTTTTGCCGCCTGTAAAGCTAACGGACTGCGTCCCCAGGAGATGCAGAAGCTTTTTCCGGCCGGGTATCATCGAGGTCTGTGCCGGATTGCCGGTGTGCATTACCGTTTAAGCACTGTGCCGTACAGTGTGCATCTCCGTGAGAGTGTGGCCGATCTACGGGCTTTGTCAGGAGACAAGGTGTACACCACTGATGTCCGGGGGTTCCTTGTCGATCCGGACACATGGGACGAGAACTTCGCCGTTCACCGTGCCATGGAAATGCGTATTCCGGAAGGGAAGCTCACCGATGAGCACTGGCGGATCCTCTACTATCTGCGTGATGTTTTTCAGGTCGAACATCGAATCCCCACTATCTATGAAACCTGTGAAAGCTGCGATATCGACTTGGACAGGTTTGAACAGCTTTTTCCGGACGGGTATCACCGTGGTGCCCTGAAAGTTGCCGGTCTTCGATTTATCAAATAA
- a CDS encoding rhodanese-like domain-containing protein has product MQKLEPEFQDISVEKVRGYLQQHDEQDYMLIDVRQPSEYNQAHIPGAILIPLGEIPERMAELETDKDIIFYCRSGNRSRGAAIFVASQPHIAGTVFNMAGGILAWNGELLATGPQLRVFDLSGTEHDILYRAMELERGAAEYYLVLSQRYGDSPWAKTLSELAAAEKAHAMTIYRAWAEQQTAPPSFSAVYADLRKDIVEGGMTIPDLLDRLADDERTLCRDTLEMALSLEYVAYDLSRNMAHHWRGQPLEAVFQALAEGEKEHILLVAQALSLCPES; this is encoded by the coding sequence ATGCAAAAATTGGAGCCTGAGTTTCAGGATATCAGTGTGGAGAAGGTGCGGGGGTATTTGCAGCAGCATGATGAACAGGATTATATGCTGATCGATGTCCGTCAACCCAGTGAATACAACCAGGCGCATATTCCCGGAGCCATACTTATTCCTCTGGGAGAGATTCCCGAGAGAATGGCTGAGCTGGAAACAGATAAAGACATTATTTTTTATTGTCGTTCCGGCAACCGATCCAGAGGTGCGGCTATCTTTGTTGCTTCTCAACCGCATATTGCCGGCACTGTTTTTAATATGGCCGGTGGCATCCTTGCGTGGAATGGTGAGCTGCTGGCAACCGGCCCGCAGTTGCGGGTGTTTGATCTCAGCGGCACGGAGCACGATATCCTGTATCGGGCCATGGAGCTGGAGCGTGGGGCGGCAGAGTATTACCTTGTTTTGTCTCAGCGTTATGGCGATAGTCCCTGGGCAAAGACCCTGTCCGAACTTGCGGCTGCTGAGAAGGCGCATGCCATGACGATCTATCGTGCCTGGGCGGAGCAACAGACTGCTCCACCGTCCTTTTCTGCCGTCTATGCGGATTTAAGAAAAGATATCGTTGAAGGCGGAATGACGATTCCCGATCTCCTGGATAGGCTGGCGGATGATGAGAGGACGCTGTGCCGCGATACCCTGGAGATGGCACTGTCCCTTGAGTATGTGGCGTATGATCTGTCTCGCAATATGGCGCATCACTGGCGAGGCCAACCTCTGGAGGCCGTGTTTCAGGCCCTTGCTGAAGGAGAAAAAGAACACATACTGCTGGTGGCGCAGGCCCTGTCGCTTTGTCCGGAATCATGA
- a CDS encoding ATP-binding protein, protein MKADPPARPKYPLPFWALNLTGFGILIVLVLVVFFWQMTTNDRDLQRNTLGRSQMISMIIEEHLANAELARNTIENVMVSVLRDKIRFIDYLNTIDPLQEDELTALAKETGLVGIEVVQQDGTRITGPADWQRSQPCTLSPDVVHYDQHGTALFVGTSDNKAVQCIQVGLDAKASIQLQAEMALPALLTNLSNLPGIRSVHLEEGLPPSAGGTIRLIDEHGKWTAETRLSMSSGTLVIALDASQHFNRIKLLRRQFFLFSALLLSLGLFFSWLLYHVQQNDLNRTRSFERLLAREHEAAALGRATAIIAHEVRNPLNAISMGLQRLRLESTSLDTAQHELVIAMQEAVNRTSVIINELQRFTQPLNPRLQIVDVPLLIQQLLILYQQRCQQQNIEITQTNTSVGLIEADPDLLAELLENLLKNSIEAQPTGGYIHIALNKTAAKACITLTNGNCTLSVDDAKRLGEPYFTTKMRGTGLGLALSRRIAEAHRGALEVTVDHSRQQFTALLVIPLVQTATLPS, encoded by the coding sequence ATGAAAGCCGACCCACCCGCCAGGCCGAAATATCCACTCCCCTTCTGGGCATTAAACCTGACCGGTTTCGGAATACTTATCGTTCTCGTTCTGGTCGTGTTTTTCTGGCAGATGACCACCAATGACCGTGATCTGCAACGTAACACACTTGGTCGGTCACAGATGATCAGTATGATTATCGAGGAACACCTGGCAAATGCCGAGCTGGCTCGTAACACCATTGAAAATGTGATGGTGTCTGTACTCCGTGACAAGATCCGTTTTATCGACTACCTCAACACCATTGATCCTCTCCAGGAAGATGAGTTGACCGCCCTGGCAAAAGAAACCGGTCTGGTCGGTATCGAGGTGGTGCAACAGGACGGAACAAGAATCACCGGCCCTGCAGACTGGCAACGCAGCCAACCCTGCACTCTGAGCCCTGATGTGGTGCATTATGATCAGCATGGCACTGCCCTGTTTGTCGGTACTTCAGACAACAAAGCCGTCCAGTGCATCCAGGTCGGTCTTGATGCAAAGGCAAGTATCCAGCTCCAAGCCGAAATGGCATTACCGGCACTGCTGACCAATCTTTCCAACCTGCCCGGCATTCGTTCGGTTCATCTTGAAGAAGGTCTTCCACCTTCTGCCGGCGGAACGATCCGGCTCATCGATGAGCACGGCAAGTGGACAGCAGAGACACGCCTTTCCATGTCGTCAGGCACCCTGGTCATCGCTCTGGACGCATCGCAGCACTTCAATCGGATCAAACTGCTGCGCCGGCAATTTTTTCTGTTCAGCGCGCTGCTCCTCTCCCTGGGCCTCTTTTTTTCCTGGTTACTGTACCATGTCCAGCAAAACGACCTTAACCGTACCCGTTCCTTTGAACGGTTACTGGCCAGAGAGCATGAAGCCGCTGCCCTGGGAAGAGCAACCGCCATCATTGCACACGAAGTTCGTAATCCGCTCAATGCCATCAGTATGGGGTTGCAGCGTCTTCGGCTGGAGTCGACCAGTCTTGATACTGCGCAACACGAACTGGTCATTGCCATGCAGGAGGCGGTGAACCGCACCAGTGTTATCATCAATGAGCTGCAACGCTTTACCCAGCCGCTTAACCCACGGTTGCAAATCGTTGATGTACCCTTACTTATCCAGCAGCTGCTCATCCTCTACCAGCAACGATGTCAACAACAGAACATTGAGATAACACAGACCAACACCTCTGTCGGTTTAATCGAAGCAGATCCTGATCTGCTGGCGGAGCTGCTGGAAAATCTGCTGAAAAACAGCATTGAAGCACAACCGACCGGAGGATATATCCATATTGCACTGAATAAAACAGCAGCCAAGGCATGTATCACTTTAACAAACGGAAACTGCACCCTCTCTGTTGATGATGCAAAACGTTTAGGCGAGCCGTATTTCACAACCAAAATGCGCGGCACCGGGCTGGGCCTTGCACTCAGCAGGCGTATAGCAGAAGCACACAGAGGTGCTCTTGAGGTCACTGTTGATCACTCCCGGCAGCAGTTCACAGCTCTTCTGGTCATACCGCTGGTGCAGACGGCTACCCTTCCTTCTTAA
- a CDS encoding sigma-54-dependent transcriptional regulator, whose protein sequence is MHILIVDDEQLQRNLLAGFLVKQGYTITEAATGEEAIHAFRHLPIDLVLLDHRLPDLHGDAVLAELKRINPLVRVIMITAYGAVDTAVRVMQLGADDFLEKPVDLTHLLKQIQTIEEGLYIARDVAQVEKVINTTDLPVRIVAASPAMQQVISLVMRAAPSPWTVLIQGETGTGKELIARLLHLLSPRKAGPFIPLNCAAVPEGLFESELFGHEKGAFTGAVSRRRGVFEQAHQGTLLLDEVGELPMMVQAKLLRALQEKSIQRVGGEQFVPVDVRVLAATNRDLKQMTTDGTFREDLYFRLNVIAIDLPPLRQRKEDIPALTHFFLNKYHSKAVIDDQAMGQLTKYAFPGNIRELEHILQRTITFARSPVISLRDLPAEVRTFQNQTIEGDLNTRLSEVERQMLIEALERSNWVQTRAAESLGISERVLRYKMEKLNIAKKR, encoded by the coding sequence ATGCATATCTTAATTGTTGATGATGAACAGCTACAGCGTAATCTTCTGGCCGGTTTTCTTGTAAAACAAGGCTATACCATTACTGAAGCAGCCACCGGTGAAGAGGCGATCCACGCTTTCCGTCACCTCCCCATTGATCTTGTTCTGCTCGATCATCGTCTGCCGGACCTGCATGGTGACGCAGTACTTGCTGAACTCAAACGCATCAACCCGCTGGTGCGAGTCATCATGATCACCGCCTACGGCGCCGTTGATACCGCTGTTCGGGTGATGCAGCTGGGAGCAGATGATTTCCTTGAAAAACCTGTGGATTTGACACACCTTCTGAAACAGATTCAGACCATTGAAGAAGGTCTGTATATTGCCAGGGATGTGGCTCAGGTGGAAAAGGTGATCAACACCACCGATTTACCGGTACGGATCGTGGCTGCCAGTCCGGCAATGCAACAGGTCATTTCCCTTGTCATGCGGGCAGCTCCAAGCCCCTGGACTGTCCTGATCCAGGGAGAAACCGGTACCGGCAAGGAACTGATCGCTCGCCTGTTACACCTGCTCAGTCCACGCAAGGCCGGGCCGTTTATACCGCTCAACTGCGCAGCCGTACCGGAAGGTTTGTTCGAATCGGAACTTTTCGGCCACGAAAAGGGAGCATTTACCGGTGCCGTCAGCCGCCGTCGTGGTGTGTTTGAGCAGGCGCACCAGGGCACACTGCTTCTGGATGAGGTCGGGGAGCTGCCTATGATGGTACAGGCCAAGTTACTGCGGGCACTTCAGGAAAAATCAATCCAACGGGTGGGAGGTGAACAGTTTGTGCCGGTGGATGTACGCGTACTGGCTGCCACGAACCGTGATCTGAAGCAGATGACAACGGATGGCACTTTTCGTGAGGATCTCTACTTTCGACTCAATGTCATTGCCATCGACCTGCCTCCTCTCAGGCAACGCAAGGAGGACATTCCGGCTCTGACCCATTTTTTCTTAAACAAATATCACAGTAAAGCTGTAATTGATGACCAGGCAATGGGGCAGTTGACCAAGTACGCTTTCCCCGGCAACATCAGGGAGCTGGAACATATCCTCCAGCGCACGATCACCTTTGCCCGTTCGCCTGTTATCAGCCTGCGTGATCTTCCTGCAGAGGTGCGTACCTTTCAGAACCAGACCATTGAAGGCGATCTCAACACCCGGCTGAGCGAAGTTGAGCGACAGATGCTCATTGAGGCTCTTGAGCGCTCCAACTGGGTGCAGACCAGAGCAGCTGAATCTCTGGGCATCAGCGAACGGGTGCTCCGGTACAAAATGGAAAAGTTGAATATCGCAAAAAAAAGATGA